From a single Brassica rapa cultivar Chiifu-401-42 chromosome A01, CAAS_Brap_v3.01, whole genome shotgun sequence genomic region:
- the LOC103828206 gene encoding FT-interacting protein 7, whose amino-acid sequence MADTVLRKLIVEICNARNLMPKDGQGTASAYAIVDFDGQRRRTKTKFRDLNPQWDEKLEFFVHDVATMGEEILEINLCNDKKTGKRSTFLGKVKIAGNAFAAAGSETLVYYPLEKRSVFSQIKGEIGLKAYYVDESIPAAEEKPAAEGQAAPAAEEKAGEKEKEKTEEGKKEAEAAKTEEKPKEEAKPEAKPEDKPKEEAKPEEKKPDAAAPPATADTKTKPPEAAAAAAPPPPAVPQKTETVKQKETEIKPENLNRQDLIGADLDLPSLTRDQNRGGGYDLVDRMPFLYIRVAKAKRASNDGSNPIYAKLVIGTTGVKTRCQTGKDWDQVFAFEKESLNSSSLEVSVWSEEKVEKEDKTVTTTESCLGTVSFDLQEVPKRVPPDSPLAPQWYTLESEKSPGNDVMLAVWLGTQADEAFQEAWQSDSGGLIPETRSKVYLSPKLWYLRLTVIQTQDLQLGSGPEPKAKNPTTELYVKAQLGPQVFKTARTSIGPSASSSGSGNPTWNEDLVFVASEPFEPFLIVTVEDITNGQSIGQTKIHMGSVERRNDDRTEPKSRWFNLAGDENKPYSGRIHVKVCLEGGYHVLDEAAHVTSDVRPSAKQLAKPPIGLLEVGVRGATNLLPVKTRDGTRGTTDAYVVAKYGPKWVRTRTILDRFNPRWNEQYTWDVYDPCTVLTIGVFDNGRYKRDEAGKQGRDLRVGKIRIRLSTLDMNRVYLNSYTLTVVLPSGAKKMGEIEIAVRFSCPSWLSIIQAYVTPMLPRMHYVRPLGPAQQDILRHTAMRIVTARLARSEPPLGQEVVQYMLDTDNHVWSMRRSKANWFRVITFLSRAATIARWVHGIRTWVHPPTTVLVHLLLVAIVLCPHLVLPTVFMYAFLILALRFRCRGRFKVSSVDTRLSCVDSVAPDELDEEFDGFPATRPPEVVRIRYDRLRALAGRAQTLLGDVAAQGERIEALFNWKDPRATCIFVVFCLFASFLFYIVPFKIFVLGFGFYYIRHPRFRDDMPSVPANFFRRLPSMSDQIL is encoded by the coding sequence AATGCCGAAGGACGGCCAAGGAACGGCGAGCGCCTACGCGATCGTCGACTTCGACGGCCAGCGACGGAGGACGAAGACCAAGTTCCGAGATCTGAATCCCCAGTGGGACGAGAAGCTCGAGTTCTTCGTACACGACGTGGCGACCATGGGGGAGGAGATTCTCGAGATCAATCTGTGCAACGACAAGAAGACGGGGAAGCGGAGCACGTTTCTCGGGAAAGTCAAGATCGCCGGAAACGCGTTCGCCGCGGCGGGGTCCGAGACTCTTGTTTATTACCCGCTCGAGAAGAGGAGCGTCTTCTCTCAGATCAAAGGCGAGATCGGTTTAAAGGCGTATTATGTTGACGAGAGTATACCGGCGGCGGAGGAGAAGCCTGCGGCGGAAGGTCAGGCTGCTCCGGCGGCGGAAGAGAAGGCgggggagaaggagaaggagaaaacAGAGGAGGGGAAGAAAGAAGCAGAGGCGGCGAAAACAGAGGAGAAACCCAAGGAAGAAGCTAAACCGGAGGCTAAACCGGAGGATAAACCGAAGGAGGAAGCCAAACCGGAGGAGAAGAAACCAGACGCAGCAGCTCCGCCGGCTACGGCGGACACAAAAACAAAGCCTCCTGAAGCCGCGGCGGCGgcggctcctcctcctccggctGTGCCGCAGAAGACAGAGACGGTGAAGCAAAAAGAGACAGAGATTAAACCAGAGAATCTAAACCGGCAAGACTTAATCGGAGCGGATCTTGATCTCCCTTCTCTAACAAGAGACCAGAACCGTGGTGGTGGTTACGATCTCGTCGATCGAATGCCGTTTCTATACATCCGCGTAGCCAAGGCGAAGCGAGCGAGCAACGACGGGAGCAATCCGATCTACGCCAAGCTCGTGATCGGTACAACCGGTGTGAAAACCAGATGCCAAACCGGTAAAGACTGGGACCAAGTGTTTGCCTTCGAGAAAGAGAGCTTAAACTCGAGCTCCTTGGAAGTTTCGGTTTGGTCGGAAGAGAAAGTCGAGAAGGAAGACAAAACGGTTACAACAACGGAGAGTTGTCTTGGAACGGTGTCGTTTGACCTTCAAGAGGTTCCCAAGAGAGTGCCTCCGGATAGTCCTTTGGCTCCTCAATGGTACACTTTGGAGTCTGAGAAGTCTCCTGGGAATGACGTCATGCTCGCTGTTTGGCTCGGGACTCAAGCTGATGAAGCGTTTCAAGAGGCTTGGCAGTCGGACTCCGGCGGGTTGATACCGGAGACCCGGTCCAAGGTTTACTTATCTCCGAAGCTTTGGTATTTAAGGCTAACGGTTATACAAACCCAAGACTTGCAGCTAGGTTCGGGTCCCGAACCTAAAGCGAAGAACCCCACCACTGAGTTGTATGTGAAAGCTCAGCTTGGACCTCAAGTCTTCAAAACGGCTAGGACTTCGATCGGACCGTCAGCTTCCTCGTCTGGATCCGGTAACCCGACTTGGAACGAGGATCTAGTTTTCGTAGCTTCGGAGCCGTTCGAGCCGTTCTTGATAGTGACTGTGGAAGATATAACCAATGGTCAGTCAATTGGTCAGACCAAGATTCACATGGGGAGCGTCGAGAGGAGAAATGATGACCGGACGGAGCCAAAATCGAGGTGGTTTAATCTCGCCGGAGACGAGAATAAACCATACTCAGGGAGGATACATGTGAAGGTTTGCCTTGAAGGTGGATATCATGTGTTGGATGAAGCAGCTCATGTGACGAGTGATGTTAGACCTTCCGCTAAACAGCTAGCGAAGCCACCTATTGGTTTGTTGGAAGTGGGTGTCCGTGGAGCTACTAATTTACTTCCGGTGAAAACAAGAGACGGTACGCGCGGTACTACTGATGCCTATGTGGTTGCAAAGTATGGTCCCAAATGGGTTCGGACTCGTACCATCCTCGACCGGTTTAATCCGCGGTGGAACGAGCAGTATACTTGGGATGTTTATGATCCGTGCACGGTCCTAACCATTGGAGTTTTCGACAACGGACGATACAAACGCGACGAAGCTGGGAAACAAGGGAGAGACTTAAGGGTTGGGAAAATCCGGATACGTCTCTCTACTCTTGACATGAACCGCGTCTACCTAAACTCCTACACCTTAACCGTAGTACTACCGAGCGGAGCCAAGAAGATGGGAGAAATAGAAATTGCGGTTCGGTTTTCTTGTCCCTCTTGGCTAAGCATTATTCAAGCTTATGTCACGCCAATGCTACCTAGGATGCACTATGTCCGCCCCCTCGGCCCGGCTCAACAAGACATTCTACGTCACACGGCTATGCGTATTGTAACTGCCAGGCTGGCCCGGTCCGAGCCGCCTTTGGGTCAAGAGGTGGTTCAGTACATGCTTGACACGGACAATCATGTGTGGAGCATGAGGAGAAGCAAAGCGAATTGGTTCCGTGTCATCACGTTCTTGTCACGTGCCGCTACTATAGCCCGTTGGGTTCACGGGATACGAACTTGGGTCCACCCACCAACCACCGTGCTAGTTCACTTGCTTCTCGTGGCCATCGTCTTGTGTCCGCATTTAGTTCTACCAACTGTTTTCATGTACGCGTTCTTGATCCTTGCCTTGAGGTTCCGTTGCCGTGGCAGATTCAAAGTCAGTAGCGTTGACACTCGTCTTTCCTGCGTTGACTCTGTTGCACCCGACGAGCTAGACGAGGAGTTTGACGGTTTCCCGGCGACTAGACCACCTGAGGTTGTCCGCATCAGGTATGACCGGTTAAGGGCATTAGCCGGTCGAGCACAGACTTTACTAGGTGATGTGGCGGCTCAAGGAGAGCGTATTGAGGCGCTTTTCAACTGGAAGGACCCACGCGCCACATGTATATTTGTGGTGTTCTGTCTTTTCGCGTCGTTCTT